The following coding sequences lie in one Candidatus Eremiobacterota bacterium genomic window:
- a CDS encoding serine hydrolase, giving the protein MKRALFLSSTAATLIAVPALGEASVQSRIREIAARLPGRIGVYARTMASGAPLASYAANERFPTASTIKVLIMTTAYAMEEASPGALSEYVTFRGDLIGGSDFMSNASEGERFTVQQLIVPMITVSDNTAANLLIAHLGISAINAVGQRAGMTRTRLARRFMDFSAIPHHNDNVSTPADMARLLYLIERGAREGVPTIVSAKHCRAMIAIMLGQTDRDGIPAALPAGIPVANKTGELEGTRNDVAIVEPYGDSPFVLTVMTAQAYDYAAAYAAIHAVTRATYALAAQSYQ; this is encoded by the coding sequence GTGAAGCGGGCTCTCTTTCTGAGCTCGACCGCGGCAACGTTGATCGCGGTACCGGCACTCGGAGAGGCATCCGTTCAGTCGCGCATCCGCGAAATCGCGGCGCGACTGCCAGGACGAATCGGCGTTTACGCGCGCACCATGGCCTCGGGGGCTCCGCTGGCCTCGTACGCGGCTAACGAACGCTTTCCGACGGCGTCGACGATCAAAGTCTTGATTATGACGACCGCTTACGCCATGGAGGAAGCTTCGCCCGGCGCGCTTTCCGAGTACGTCACTTTTCGCGGCGATCTCATCGGCGGTTCCGACTTCATGAGCAACGCCTCCGAGGGCGAGCGTTTCACGGTGCAACAGCTGATCGTTCCGATGATTACGGTGAGCGACAACACCGCGGCGAATCTGCTCATCGCGCACCTTGGCATAAGCGCCATCAACGCAGTCGGGCAGCGCGCTGGAATGACGCGAACCCGATTGGCGCGACGGTTCATGGACTTCTCGGCGATCCCGCACCACAACGATAACGTTTCCACGCCGGCGGACATGGCACGGTTGCTCTATCTGATCGAGCGCGGCGCGCGCGAAGGCGTTCCCACGATCGTTTCCGCCAAACATTGCCGCGCAATGATCGCGATCATGCTCGGCCAAACCGATCGCGACGGTATCCCCGCCGCGCTTCCTGCGGGCATTCCGGTCGCAAACAAAACCGGCGAGCTCGAGGGTACGCGCAACGACGTGGCGATCGTCGAGCCCTACGGCGACTCGCCGTTCGTCCTTACGGTCATGACCGCGCAGGCGTACGATTACGCCGCCGCCTACGCGGCGATCCACGCAGTGACCCGCGCAACGTACGCCCTCGCCGCGCAGTCGTATCAATAG
- a CDS encoding GIY-YIG nuclease family protein: MKPAVYVLACRDGSLYTGATTDLRRRLSAHRRRVGAKYTRGRLPVVLFAWWHPLTFAEAKSHEARFKRLSRAAKLATLRSGTAYGYSISGRAAVY, from the coding sequence ATGAAGCCGGCGGTCTACGTCCTCGCATGCCGTGACGGGTCGCTCTATACGGGTGCTACCACCGATCTTCGACGACGCCTTTCCGCCCATCGCCGGCGGGTGGGCGCCAAATATACGCGCGGGCGTCTGCCCGTCGTGCTCTTTGCATGGTGGCACCCGCTGACGTTCGCGGAGGCAAAGTCGCACGAAGCGCGATTCAAGCGTCTTTCGCGCGCGGCGAAGCTTGCGACGCTTCGAAGCGGAACCGCATACGGATACTCGATCTCTGGGCGCGCCGCTGTCTATTGA
- a CDS encoding M20/M25/M40 family metallo-hydrolase — MKTIALAAALLLVAFDGDAPLPELTPYPPIAAMVGAVHADRLKADVDRLVAFGTRNDFSERSSTSDRGVFGARDWIAGEFREIAARAGGRMSVTFDTYLQPITPRTPRAVLESSVLATLRGTQPGRIYVLSSHYDDCDGRCTDGAGIAPGADDNGSSVAAVLEAARVMAATRFSGTIVFACFDGEELGLWGSNHYAREMAARHAPIVAVLNNDIIGNSVGGDGRSEPDVIRVFSEGLPAGAGIAQVNAVGSENDSPSRELSRFIAELVPIYVPNFTVRQIFRADRFLRGGDQESFQDAGYAAAVRFVEAHENFTHQHQDVRVAGGQQYGDLPQFIDAQYLRRATQANVAALAMLALGPAPPGDVAMPLRSLGYDTTLSWQRAAGAVAYEILWRATDAPQWQYARNVGDVTQATVPVSKDDFILGVRSVDRNGLRSPAVYPVARRQ; from the coding sequence ATGAAAACGATTGCCCTCGCCGCCGCGCTCTTGCTAGTCGCATTCGACGGCGACGCGCCGCTGCCGGAACTGACCCCATACCCGCCAATCGCGGCAATGGTCGGCGCGGTGCATGCCGATAGGTTGAAGGCCGACGTCGATCGGCTCGTAGCCTTCGGCACGCGCAACGATTTTTCGGAGCGATCGTCCACCTCCGATCGAGGCGTCTTCGGAGCACGGGATTGGATCGCGGGAGAGTTCCGAGAGATTGCCGCAAGGGCGGGCGGCCGCATGAGCGTCACCTTCGATACCTATCTCCAGCCGATAACCCCGCGAACGCCTCGGGCCGTGCTCGAATCGAGCGTTCTGGCGACCTTGCGCGGCACGCAGCCGGGTCGGATCTACGTACTGTCGAGTCACTACGACGATTGCGATGGGCGTTGTACCGACGGAGCCGGTATTGCGCCCGGGGCAGACGACAACGGCTCGAGCGTCGCGGCAGTCCTGGAAGCGGCTCGCGTGATGGCAGCCACCCGATTTTCCGGCACGATCGTCTTTGCTTGCTTCGACGGTGAAGAGCTCGGATTGTGGGGCTCGAATCATTATGCCCGCGAGATGGCTGCGCGCCACGCGCCGATCGTCGCCGTGCTCAATAACGACATCATCGGCAACTCGGTCGGCGGCGATGGACGATCGGAGCCCGATGTCATCCGCGTCTTCAGCGAAGGGCTTCCCGCCGGAGCCGGAATCGCCCAAGTCAACGCCGTCGGATCCGAAAACGACTCGCCGTCGCGCGAACTCTCGCGCTTCATCGCAGAACTCGTGCCGATTTACGTTCCGAACTTTACCGTCCGTCAAATCTTTCGGGCCGACCGATTTCTCCGAGGCGGAGATCAAGAATCGTTTCAAGATGCCGGGTATGCCGCCGCCGTTCGGTTCGTCGAAGCGCATGAGAACTTCACCCATCAGCATCAGGACGTTCGCGTCGCCGGCGGCCAACAGTATGGCGACTTGCCGCAGTTTATCGACGCGCAGTATCTGCGACGTGCGACGCAGGCGAACGTTGCGGCGCTCGCAATGCTCGCGTTGGGTCCGGCTCCTCCGGGCGATGTTGCGATGCCGCTGCGGAGCCTCGGCTACGATACCACGCTGAGCTGGCAGCGTGCCGCCGGCGCCGTCGCGTACGAAATACTCTGGCGGGCGACCGACGCCCCACAATGGCAATACGCGCGCAACGTCGGCGACGTCACCCAAGCAACGGTGCCCGTCTCGAAGGACGATTTCATCCTCGGAGTGCGCAGCGTCGATCGGAACGGACTTCGCAGCCCGGCCGTCTATCCGGTCGCCCGGCGGCAGTAG
- a CDS encoding redoxin family protein gives MKVKSCRSFVLLSAIVACLVTAVHFRVCAAAVDQLQGFEGGAAWINSAPLTPQELRGKVVLVDFWEYTCINCLRTVPYLREWYRRYRDDGFTIVGVHTPEFGFSGNRTNVTAAAQRLGITWPIVLDDRAAIWKRYGNDIWPHEFLYDQDGRLIESVLGEGAYPQTEARIQALLKRGNPHLALPPIMALLPQDSYDKPGAMCYPKTPELVVGHQPVANGGAIETPAQNNNYSFAASNPQDGAIYLRGYWRRTSEAMVSGENNGGLVLRYHAIQVIAVMKPEDGGSIRVEITQDGAPISRGDAGKDIRYDNRGSSYVEVNAARAYDIVMNAQYASRTLTLLPKSDGLGIYDFAFESCEIPKRAT, from the coding sequence ATGAAGGTAAAATCCTGTCGGTCGTTCGTTCTCCTGAGTGCGATTGTCGCTTGCCTCGTGACGGCCGTACACTTCCGGGTCTGCGCGGCGGCCGTCGATCAGCTGCAGGGTTTTGAAGGCGGCGCCGCCTGGATCAACAGCGCACCGCTGACGCCCCAAGAACTTCGCGGAAAGGTCGTCCTCGTTGATTTTTGGGAATACACGTGTATCAACTGCCTACGGACGGTGCCGTATTTGCGCGAATGGTATCGGCGCTATCGCGATGACGGTTTTACCATCGTTGGGGTACATACGCCGGAGTTCGGCTTTTCCGGAAACCGTACGAACGTTACGGCGGCCGCTCAACGGCTCGGCATTACCTGGCCCATTGTGCTCGACGATCGCGCCGCAATTTGGAAGCGATACGGCAACGACATCTGGCCGCACGAGTTCCTTTACGACCAGGACGGGCGACTGATCGAAAGCGTCCTGGGAGAAGGCGCATATCCGCAGACCGAAGCGCGCATTCAAGCGTTGTTAAAACGAGGCAATCCGCATCTTGCTCTGCCCCCGATCATGGCGCTGCTTCCGCAAGATAGCTACGACAAGCCGGGTGCGATGTGTTATCCGAAAACTCCCGAGCTCGTCGTGGGGCATCAGCCAGTCGCTAACGGCGGCGCCATCGAGACTCCTGCCCAGAACAACAACTATTCGTTCGCTGCGTCAAATCCGCAAGACGGGGCGATCTATCTTCGAGGCTATTGGCGCCGCACCTCAGAGGCAATGGTCTCGGGCGAGAACAACGGCGGCTTGGTTCTTCGCTACCATGCCATCCAGGTGATCGCGGTAATGAAACCGGAAGACGGCGGTTCGATTCGTGTTGAGATCACTCAGGACGGTGCGCCGATTTCGCGCGGCGATGCCGGAAAAGACATTCGCTACGACAATCGAGGCAGTTCGTACGTTGAGGTGAATGCCGCGCGCGCCTACGACATCGTGATGAACGCGCAATATGCCTCGCGTACGTTGACGCTTCTTCCAAAGAGCGACGGTTTGGGAATCTACGACTTCGCTTTCGAGTCGTGCGAGATTCCCAAACGCGCAACTTGA
- a CDS encoding glutamate-1-semialdehyde 2,1-aminomutase, whose translation MHLIERAGGVLAGGCDSPVRSGWGVGAEMFVQSDARGAYAFDEESRRYVDYVMAYGPLLFGHTHPALVGGLDELAQRGFVWGCTHPEEVRLAERIRAHLPSMQRMRFVTSGSEAMMSAVRVARAFTQRTRVLKFAGNYHGHFDLALLEAGASAGAAGAAGSGIPEATRRDVIVARYNDLASVDDRCSASEDEIAAIVVEPIAANMGLVLPQNGFLEGLRERASRWGALLIFDEVVTWLRFGLGGAQGGLGVRPDLTALGKIMGGGVPIAAFGGRAEVMDALAPCGQTFTGGTHAGNPFSVAMAHRVLDLLEAYPEYYTEMGALARRLADGLGDILARHGLPYAVVQRESIVDFKFRAGAPSANFDDARLADARAYALYYREMLSRGILLAPSQNEVMFVSTAHSPADIDQTLAAAAESLAQVARLGISHDSKAKS comes from the coding sequence ATGCACCTTATCGAGCGCGCTGGGGGCGTCCTCGCGGGCGGTTGCGATTCGCCCGTTCGCTCGGGTTGGGGCGTCGGGGCCGAGATGTTCGTTCAAAGCGATGCCCGCGGTGCGTACGCCTTCGACGAAGAGAGCCGCCGCTACGTCGATTACGTCATGGCGTACGGGCCGCTGCTCTTCGGTCATACGCATCCGGCCCTGGTCGGCGGTTTGGACGAACTCGCGCAACGCGGCTTCGTCTGGGGTTGTACGCATCCCGAAGAGGTGCGACTCGCCGAGCGGATTCGCGCGCATCTTCCTTCCATGCAGCGCATGCGCTTCGTGACGAGCGGTAGCGAGGCGATGATGAGCGCCGTTCGGGTTGCGCGCGCCTTCACCCAACGGACTCGCGTACTCAAATTCGCGGGGAACTATCACGGCCATTTCGATCTTGCGCTGCTGGAGGCCGGCGCATCGGCAGGCGCTGCCGGCGCCGCAGGAAGTGGAATTCCCGAGGCAACGCGACGCGACGTCATCGTTGCGCGCTATAACGATCTCGCCTCGGTGGACGACCGGTGCAGTGCGAGCGAAGACGAGATTGCGGCCATTGTAGTCGAGCCGATTGCCGCGAACATGGGGCTCGTGCTTCCTCAAAACGGGTTTCTCGAAGGCTTGCGCGAGCGCGCCAGCCGCTGGGGTGCGCTGTTGATCTTCGACGAAGTCGTGACGTGGCTTCGATTTGGTTTGGGTGGCGCTCAGGGAGGGTTAGGCGTGCGACCCGATCTCACGGCGCTCGGAAAGATCATGGGGGGCGGCGTGCCGATCGCCGCCTTTGGCGGGCGCGCCGAGGTCATGGACGCCCTGGCTCCTTGTGGGCAAACCTTTACCGGAGGCACGCATGCGGGAAACCCGTTCTCGGTTGCGATGGCGCACCGCGTGCTCGACCTGCTCGAAGCTTACCCCGAGTATTACACCGAGATGGGAGCTCTCGCGCGGCGGCTGGCCGACGGCCTCGGCGATATTCTGGCCCGTCATGGATTGCCGTACGCGGTCGTGCAACGGGAATCGATCGTTGATTTCAAATTCCGCGCGGGAGCGCCGAGCGCAAACTTCGACGATGCCCGCCTCGCCGACGCGCGCGCCTACGCGCTCTACTACCGGGAGATGCTCTCGCGCGGGATCTTACTGGCGCCTTCGCAGAACGAAGTTATGTTCGTTTCAACGGCGCATTCGCCGGCGGACATTGACCAAACGCTTGCGGCGGCCGCTGAATCGCTGGCTCAAGTTGCGCGTTTGGGAATCTCGCACGACTCGAAAGCGAAGTCGTAG
- a CDS encoding P-loop NTPase: MPPIEIEITPQTNIQELVAHVPIAAQVMNAFGLGCSGCGVSKYETIEQGARAHGLRIEPIVAALTEAKRHGRVPAIREEDRRPNRAAPGAFSGRARIAHIVPIMSGKGGVGKSLVTALMAIGLRRRHHRVGILDADITGPSIPKLFGLHEPLSIKADPVKRTPQGQPQPLILPAISRSAIEIVSSNLLSENEDTAMIWRGPIVAGVIRQFYEQVTWSELDFLLVDLPPGTSDAPLTVLQSLSIDGVVLVTMPQALATMVVRKAANLVHQLKRPILGIVENMSYFQAPDTGVRYDIYGPSYAQRVAELARAPVLARIPIDPLKAKLADDGRIEELDDPICDVLAERLLAQLEAHPKPKETISIVETMGTMGRQ; this comes from the coding sequence ATGCCCCCGATCGAGATCGAGATCACCCCGCAAACGAACATTCAAGAACTCGTCGCGCACGTTCCCATTGCGGCGCAGGTCATGAACGCGTTCGGGCTGGGATGCAGCGGCTGTGGCGTGAGTAAGTACGAGACGATCGAGCAAGGCGCGCGCGCTCACGGCCTGCGCATCGAGCCGATCGTTGCCGCGCTCACGGAGGCGAAACGCCACGGGCGAGTCCCCGCGATTCGCGAGGAAGATCGTCGTCCCAATCGAGCGGCGCCCGGCGCGTTCAGCGGACGAGCGCGCATCGCGCATATCGTTCCGATTATGTCCGGCAAAGGCGGCGTCGGCAAATCGCTGGTCACCGCATTAATGGCCATCGGCCTGCGCCGGCGCCATCATCGAGTCGGAATCTTGGATGCCGATATCACCGGGCCGTCCATTCCGAAACTCTTCGGCCTGCACGAGCCGCTCTCGATCAAAGCCGATCCCGTCAAGCGGACGCCTCAAGGTCAGCCGCAACCGCTTATTTTGCCGGCGATTTCGCGCAGCGCAATAGAAATCGTCAGCTCGAATTTGCTCAGCGAGAATGAAGACACGGCCATGATCTGGCGCGGTCCGATCGTCGCCGGCGTCATTCGCCAGTTCTACGAACAGGTAACCTGGAGCGAACTCGACTTCTTACTGGTCGACCTTCCCCCGGGCACGTCCGACGCACCGCTGACAGTCTTGCAATCGCTCTCCATCGACGGCGTCGTACTGGTGACGATGCCGCAGGCTCTCGCGACCATGGTCGTTCGTAAAGCGGCGAACTTAGTGCATCAACTGAAGCGGCCAATTCTGGGGATCGTCGAGAACATGTCGTACTTCCAAGCCCCGGATACCGGCGTACGATACGATATCTACGGTCCGTCGTACGCGCAACGCGTCGCGGAGCTGGCACGCGCGCCCGTGCTCGCGCGCATTCCGATCGATCCGCTCAAAGCCAAACTCGCCGACGACGGCCGGATCGAGGAGCTCGACGATCCGATCTGCGACGTCTTAGCCGAACGCCTGCTCGCGCAACTGGAGGCACACCCCAAGCCCAAAGAGACGATCTCGATCGTCGAAACGATGGGTACAATGGGGCGGCAATGA
- a CDS encoding M48 family metallopeptidase, which produces MTVRSAMLGIGSGLAAGYAAVHAVQAFREWAEPSPPRDKDARTYSRIRRTLEVADTFRSTLGFVSFAYGPLARAGDEATRRAPRWLRPALFFAPLSILGALADLPIAFVQEHTLERRFGLTQQQRGDWLAEYAKSSLLAAGLSAFLATLLGAAVRHFPRRWPWLASLGMLPLFIAGNVLVPLYILPLFNKFEPVEGGLEARLRQLAARFGVGDAAILRMDMSKQTRKANAFVTGIGTIHRIVIGDTLIEAFPDNETEFVVAHELGHYVNKDTWRIIALGELLATTLFLFANAAASKAEREELRYRPLLVVRIYALMLIATQVLRPFLFAFSRSREWAADRFAIAATRDPLVGASAFRRLRDQNLADEDPPGWYEFFFSSHPSLRARIAALEDAR; this is translated from the coding sequence ATGACGGTTCGGAGCGCGATGCTCGGCATCGGGAGCGGCCTCGCTGCTGGTTACGCCGCCGTGCATGCAGTGCAAGCGTTCCGCGAATGGGCCGAACCCTCGCCACCCCGCGACAAAGACGCTCGAACGTACTCCCGCATTCGCCGCACTCTCGAGGTCGCCGACACGTTTCGATCGACGCTAGGATTTGTTTCATTTGCGTACGGGCCGCTCGCGCGGGCCGGCGACGAAGCTACGCGTCGTGCGCCGCGCTGGCTTCGTCCGGCGCTCTTTTTCGCGCCGCTCTCGATCCTGGGCGCACTCGCCGACCTGCCAATTGCGTTCGTGCAAGAGCATACGCTCGAGCGGCGTTTCGGTTTGACCCAGCAGCAGCGCGGCGACTGGCTCGCGGAGTACGCCAAGAGCTCCCTGCTCGCCGCCGGGCTGAGCGCGTTTCTGGCAACCTTGCTGGGTGCGGCGGTTCGGCACTTCCCGCGCCGATGGCCCTGGCTTGCGAGTCTCGGAATGCTGCCACTCTTTATTGCCGGCAACGTGCTCGTACCGCTCTACATCTTGCCGCTTTTCAACAAATTCGAGCCGGTCGAAGGCGGTCTCGAGGCGCGGCTGCGACAACTCGCAGCACGCTTTGGCGTCGGCGACGCGGCCATTCTGCGCATGGACATGAGCAAGCAGACCCGCAAGGCCAATGCCTTCGTCACCGGCATCGGAACGATCCATCGAATTGTCATCGGCGACACGCTCATCGAAGCCTTTCCCGATAACGAGACGGAGTTCGTGGTCGCGCACGAGTTAGGTCATTACGTCAACAAGGATACGTGGCGAATCATCGCCCTGGGCGAACTGCTGGCAACGACGCTTTTTCTCTTCGCCAATGCCGCGGCGTCGAAGGCCGAACGCGAAGAGCTTCGTTATCGACCGCTGCTGGTCGTACGCATCTACGCGCTCATGCTGATTGCGACCCAAGTGCTGCGGCCATTCCTCTTTGCATTCTCGCGCTCACGCGAATGGGCCGCCGATCGCTTTGCGATCGCTGCTACGCGCGACCCGCTGGTCGGCGCATCGGCGTTCCGTCGTCTTCGCGATCAGAACCTCGCCGACGAAGATCCGCCGGGTTGGTATGAGTTCTTCTTCTCTTCGCATCCGTCGCTGCGGGCGCGCATCGCGGCGTTGGAGGATGCCCGCTAA
- a CDS encoding GTP cyclohydrolase I FolE2, whose product MHELFIGVGSNLGDRQGNILAALQRLRTRTEITAVSSFYESQAAGGAEGPAYLNVAVALRCDLDAQAFERFARDVELAVGRARTSERLAARPIDIDLLVYDGEIVQPQLSMRPYNLAPLAEIAPHLATAPLDGEVRRRERALHFDTDRQSEAPGIRLSLDRAGVSRVRRVVHLEVDGRPQVYNGEFTMVADLAPDKAGVHMSRFTEILEEATLEVLARETPPARIERLVEAIAREIVQSQRAVRADVRLKATFGLERWTPVSGRRGEETYTLVGIAHADQAGTRCVIGIEAEGMTACPCAQAMVREHALHELREAGFSSTDARRALDALPVATHNQRGRGAILLGVDAAHAEVIRADDLVEIVENSMSSETYDLLKRPDEFFVVNKAHHNPKFVEDVVRGILARSLDMYADLGDDTFVFASQVNEESIHKHDAFAEGFGLFGELREELRTGAYAQTKTDLAVWLRTRPSVVLA is encoded by the coding sequence GTGCACGAACTCTTTATCGGCGTAGGCTCGAATCTGGGGGATCGCCAAGGTAACATCCTCGCCGCGCTTCAACGCTTGCGGACTCGCACGGAAATTACCGCGGTTTCGTCGTTTTACGAGTCGCAAGCGGCCGGTGGTGCGGAGGGGCCGGCCTACCTCAATGTCGCCGTGGCGCTTCGCTGCGATCTCGACGCGCAGGCGTTCGAGCGCTTTGCGCGCGACGTCGAATTGGCCGTCGGTCGCGCGCGTACGAGCGAGAGACTCGCGGCACGGCCGATCGACATCGACCTTCTCGTCTACGACGGCGAAATCGTGCAGCCCCAGCTTTCAATGCGTCCTTACAATCTCGCGCCGCTCGCCGAAATCGCTCCGCACTTGGCGACGGCTCCGCTCGATGGCGAGGTGCGGCGCCGCGAGCGCGCCTTGCATTTCGACACCGACCGTCAGTCGGAAGCGCCCGGCATTCGCTTGTCACTCGACCGGGCCGGTGTCTCGCGCGTGCGGCGGGTCGTGCATTTAGAGGTCGACGGACGGCCCCAGGTCTACAACGGTGAGTTTACGATGGTGGCCGACTTAGCGCCGGACAAGGCCGGCGTGCACATGTCGCGCTTTACCGAAATCCTGGAAGAGGCAACGCTCGAGGTACTCGCTCGCGAAACGCCGCCGGCCCGCATCGAGCGGCTTGTCGAAGCCATCGCCCGCGAGATCGTGCAGAGCCAGCGCGCCGTGCGCGCCGACGTTCGTCTGAAGGCGACGTTTGGATTGGAGCGGTGGACGCCCGTGAGCGGTCGGCGTGGTGAGGAGACGTACACGCTCGTCGGCATCGCCCATGCTGACCAAGCGGGCACGCGCTGCGTCATTGGTATCGAAGCCGAAGGCATGACCGCCTGCCCGTGCGCGCAGGCCATGGTTCGAGAGCACGCGCTGCACGAACTGCGCGAGGCCGGGTTCAGCTCGACCGACGCTCGCCGGGCGCTCGATGCGCTTCCGGTCGCGACGCATAATCAACGAGGGCGCGGTGCGATCCTCCTCGGGGTCGATGCCGCTCACGCGGAGGTGATTCGCGCGGACGATCTGGTCGAAATCGTCGAAAATTCGATGTCGAGCGAGACGTACGATCTGTTGAAACGTCCAGACGAGTTCTTCGTCGTGAACAAAGCGCATCACAACCCAAAATTCGTCGAGGACGTCGTGCGAGGGATTCTCGCGCGTTCACTCGACATGTATGCCGATCTTGGGGACGACACGTTCGTCTTTGCCAGCCAAGTGAATGAGGAGTCGATTCATAAGCACGACGCATTTGCGGAAGGCTTCGGGCTCTTCGGCGAGCTGCGCGAAGAGTTGCGCACCGGGGCATACGCGCAGACGAAAACCGATCTTGCGGTTTGGCTGCGGACGCGGCCGTCGGTGGTACTCGCTTAG
- the lysA gene encoding diaminopimelate decarboxylase, with the protein MHGARGQRRERPLHVRHASRKPRRAAAAAARSRHSPSADRHVHGAILTQRNSSGHLILGEIGAERLADEYGTPLLVIDLDVVDAAVESLSRCAPAGELEICYAAKAFATIEFFRHLKALPIGLDVCSLGELVTAERANIAPERLTLHGAGKSDAELRAACDARVGLIVVDGIEELERLARLARDTGARVNAILRLNVGIEARTHAFVRTGGDDTKFGIHPRDETAAIAILQEHPGLFFAGVHAHLGSQIFQRDAYVAHARALVEAAARFAAAGLNAQRIVVGGGFGVGTHPNAESLDIPATLGAMLEVLRAGAREHRFPVPLLGIEPGRAIVARAGTTLYRVLAVKRQSERIFVIVDGGIAENPRPALYGARHHVVAGRLHSTATEPMTLCGRSCENDELGTVALPTDIRSGDLLAMYATGAYTYSMAGNYNRFPRPAVVGVAGGSQRLLARRESLDDVLRNDVEPVESDRARAAF; encoded by the coding sequence GTGCACGGTGCGCGCGGCCAACGGCGAGAGCGCCCCCTTCATGTTCGTCACGCCTCCCGAAAGCCGCGAAGAGCTGCCGCGGCGGCTGCTCGCAGCCGGCATAGCCCAAGCGCAGATCGACACGTTCATGGAGCAATTCTAACGCAGCGCAATTCCAGCGGTCATCTGATCCTGGGGGAGATCGGCGCCGAGCGGCTCGCCGACGAATACGGCACGCCCCTGCTGGTCATCGATCTCGACGTCGTCGACGCGGCCGTCGAGAGCCTGTCGCGCTGCGCGCCTGCCGGCGAGCTCGAGATATGCTACGCTGCGAAGGCCTTCGCCACGATCGAGTTTTTTCGGCATCTTAAAGCCCTGCCGATCGGGCTCGACGTCTGCTCGCTCGGCGAACTCGTTACCGCAGAGCGAGCGAACATCGCGCCCGAGCGGCTAACCTTGCACGGAGCGGGGAAGAGCGATGCGGAGCTGCGCGCCGCATGCGACGCTCGCGTCGGCTTGATCGTCGTCGACGGGATCGAGGAGCTCGAGCGACTGGCTAGATTGGCACGCGACACCGGCGCGCGCGTGAACGCGATTTTGCGGCTCAACGTCGGCATTGAGGCGCGCACGCACGCGTTCGTGCGAACCGGCGGCGATGACACCAAGTTCGGCATTCATCCGCGCGACGAAACCGCCGCGATCGCGATTCTGCAAGAACATCCTGGGCTGTTCTTTGCGGGCGTTCACGCGCACCTCGGCTCCCAAATTTTTCAACGCGACGCGTACGTCGCCCACGCACGAGCGCTTGTCGAAGCGGCCGCGCGCTTCGCCGCGGCTGGCTTGAACGCGCAGCGTATCGTCGTCGGTGGCGGCTTCGGTGTGGGAACCCATCCCAACGCGGAATCGCTCGACATTCCGGCCACGCTCGGGGCAATGCTCGAGGTTCTGCGTGCGGGCGCGCGCGAACATCGTTTCCCCGTTCCGCTTTTGGGAATCGAACCGGGTCGCGCAATCGTCGCGCGCGCCGGCACGACGCTGTACCGAGTTCTCGCGGTCAAACGCCAATCCGAACGAATCTTCGTCATCGTTGACGGTGGCATCGCTGAAAATCCCCGCCCCGCGCTCTATGGCGCACGCCATCACGTCGTCGCCGGCCGCCTTCATTCAACCGCCACCGAGCCGATGACGCTCTGCGGACGCTCGTGCGAAAACGACGAACTCGGCACCGTCGCGCTTCCAACCGATATCCGCAGCGGCGATCTCTTAGCGATGTACGCTACCGGCGCATACACCTATAGCATGGCAGGAAACTACAACCGCTTTCCGCGGCCCGCCGTTGTCGGCGTCGCCGGCGGTTCGCAGCGGCTGCTCGCTCGGCGCGAGAGCCTCGACGACGTGCTTCGCAACGACGTCGAGCCAGTTGAATCCGACCGGGCTCGAGCGGCGTTCTAA
- the msrA gene encoding peptide-methionine (S)-S-oxide reductase MsrA — MGTQKAIFAAGCFWGVEDAFRRVDGVIDAVSGYTGGHLENPNYRQVCSHDTGHAEAVEVTFDPQRVTYESLLDVFWQLHDPTQLNRQGPDVGDQYRSAIFTHDQEQERAAIASRDREQPHHSRPIVTQILPASRFWPAEDYHQRYFEKNGGACHIAPAGRR; from the coding sequence ATGGGTACACAAAAGGCAATCTTTGCGGCCGGCTGTTTCTGGGGCGTCGAAGACGCCTTCCGCCGGGTTGACGGCGTCATCGACGCCGTGTCAGGCTACACCGGCGGCCACCTCGAAAACCCCAACTACCGCCAAGTTTGCAGCCACGACACCGGTCACGCCGAAGCCGTCGAAGTAACCTTCGACCCGCAACGCGTTACCTATGAATCGCTGCTCGACGTTTTCTGGCAACTCCACGACCCGACCCAGCTCAACCGGCAGGGGCCGGACGTCGGCGATCAGTACCGCTCGGCGATCTTCACCCACGACCAGGAGCAAGAGCGCGCCGCGATTGCGTCGCGAGATCGGGAGCAGCCCCATCATTCACGTCCGATCGTCACCCAAATTCTACCCGCCTCGCGTTTCTGGCCGGCTGAAGATTACCACCAGCGCTATTTCGAAAAGAACGGCGGCGCGTGTCACATCGCACCGGCGGGTCGCCGATGA